From the Archangium lipolyticum genome, the window CCTCTGCTCGGCGCCCTCGATGGCCTTCTTGCTGTGCACCGGAGAGGTCTGGATTCCCGTCCGGTTCATCCCCAACTCGCTCGCCTTGCGCTCCATTACTGAATCCTCCCCTCGACCATGGTGGTGGACACACGCTCGGCCTCGTCAGCCAGCTCGGTGCCCGGACGCCACCGGTAACCCGCGGAGGCGATGTCGGACGGCGAGCCCTCCGAATTGAGCTGCTGGCGGTAGAGCACCGTGCGCTCCGCCTCCTCGGCGCGCGGCACGAACTCGGTGCCCTTCGCGCTCAGGCCCTCCTCGTCGCGCAGCACCTGGCGCACGAACTCGCGGTGGCTGTCGAAGCGCACCGGCTCCGGCAGCTCCCGGGGCAGCACTTCCGCCGGATCCCTCCCCTCCAACCGTTGGAAGAGCTCCATCACGTAGTGCAGATGTCCCAGCTCGTAGTCCACGAACCGCTGCCACACTTCCTTGATGCGCGGGTTCGACTCGTAGTGCAGGCAGCTGTAGTAGTTGTAGACCTCGGTGGCCTCGTGCAGCAGCCACTTCTCCAGCCACGTCTCGCCCGGGTCGCTCAGCGACTCGTACTGCGTGACGTGCTGCTCCTCGATGGCGGCGATCTCCGCGTAGAGCATGCGCGCCACCGGGTCGGAGAACATGGGCCCGATGTTCATGTAGTAGGTGTGGACCTGGTTCTCCGCCGAGACGATGGTCAGCGCGTTGAGCTTGGTGATGGGCTCCGCGGTGCGCGCGTCATAGGGCCGGCGCACGTCGTCCAGCGGGTGGCGGTGCTCGACCACCGTGGGCCGCCCGGGGATGATGTCCGTGTAGCTCTGGACGATGTAGTTCGGATCCCTCCCCGTCAGCCGGTCGTACAGCGCCGAGTAGCGGTAGAGGTGATCGAAGTCCTCGAGCATCCCGAAGCGGTAGGCCTGCGCCAGGTACGGATCCGGCTCGTGCTGCGCCACGCTCGCCGTCACCTCGATGGCCGTCTGCTCGTAGCCGAGCGTGGTCTCGATCGGGTTCTGGTTCGGGGGGTTCAACCAGTTGACCACCGTCTGCTGGAAGTGCTCCACCCGGCGGATGATGGCGAGAGGTTCACGCAGCTCGCGGTTCATCCGGGCGCACGCGTGGCTGAAGCGCACCGACTCGGCTTCGATGCCGTTCATCAGGATGACGCGCACTCGCGTGAAGGCGTCGTCGTCCAGCTTGCTGATGGTGCGCCGCGTGAGATCCTTCCAGGTGAACTTCTGGCGATCCAGCGAGACACCCTTCTCCTTGAAGAGGTCCAGGGCCACGTATGACTCCTTTATCTGTCGCTCGGGGATGCGCGTTCGGCCGGAAGGGCCCCAGGCCCCCCGGGTTCGCGGGTAAAGCTCAGACGCACTCCCAGCTCCGGCAACGCAGCCAACCGTCTTCGCCCGGATGGCATGGGGCATGACGACGGCTCGGCCGCCCGGACGCTCCACGAGCCACGCGCCACGAGAAACGACGAAGCCCGCCGGGTCACGAGGACCCAGGCGGGCTTGCGGGGCACGGCGCGAGGAAGTCGCGGGAGCTCAGCGCACCACGGCGTGGCTGAGGGCGCGGTGCACGGCCTCGAGCGCCTTGCGGGCCTCGAGCAGCTCGGCGCGCTCGGCGGTGAGCGAGGCCACCTGCTGGGCCAGCACGTCCCGCTCGCCCTGGAGCGCGTCCACGGCACGGCGCAACGCGGAGGCATCGTCCTTGGCCGCCTCCAGCTCGCCGGCGAGCCGCTCCTCCTCGGAGAGGCTGTCGGCCAGGGCCTTCTTGGCCTCGGCGACGGCGGCCTCCAGCGTCATGCGCTCCTGTGCGGACGCCTGCATGGCCTGACGCGCCTCCTGCAGCGACAGCAGGGCCTCGTCTCGCTCGCCCTCCAGCGCCGCCAGCTCGCGCTCGAGGTCGGCCAGCAGCTTCACCCGGCCCTCCATGTCGGTGGCCAGCCGGCGCGCCTCGTCCATGCGCAGACGGGCCTCCTCCGTGGCCTTCTCCGCCTGGCGCCGCGACACCTCCAGTTCCTGCGTGAGCGAGAGGTTGAGCGCCTTCACCTTCGTGAGCTCCGCCTGCAGCGCGGAGATGCGCTCCACCGCACGCAGGCCCGCCTCGGCCACGCTGGCCGGCAGGGGCTCGGGACGCGGGTTCTCGCGCACCGCCTTGAGGCGCTCCTTCAGCCGCTCGCGGCGGGCGTGGGAGTCCAGCTCCTCACGGGGCGGGGCCGGCGTCTGCACCTCCACCTCGTGCTCGGGCGCCTCCACGTGCGCCACCGGGGCGGCCACCTCCACCGCCTGATGGGCGCGGGCGCGCTCGATGCGGGCACGCACCTCGGTGGACAGGTCATTGGCCGGAGCCGGAGCCGGCTCGGGGGCCCGCGGCGGCTCGGGGGCCCGGGCCTGCTCGGGCTCCACGGACTGCTCCGGAGCCTGCTCCTGCTCGGGCGCCTGCACCTGCGCCTCGGGCTCCTGCGCCTCGTCGGGCGCGACGGGGTCGACTACACCGGTGAACGCCCCCAGGCGGAGGCGCGGCTTGGCGCGGGACACGTTCTGTTCGAAGGCCTTCTTCATGGACGGGCTCGAGAGCGGAAAGGTGGACGTCAACCGGCCTGCTGCGCACCGGTATCGCTACCGGGAGCCGCGTTCGCTCGCAAGCGCGGAAGTACGTTCTGGATGAGGGCCTCGATGTCGGTGGCCCCCTTGGAAGACGGGTCCGCCACGAAGACGGGCCGGCCCTCGCTCGAGGCCTGCGCGAACTTCGTGCACTGCCGGATGATCGTCGGCAGCAGGTACTCCGGGTAATGCGTCTGCAGCGCCTCCAGCGCCTCCTTGGCCAGCTTGAAGGTGGCGTTGAAGGAGTTGACCACGATGAAGACGTGGTCCAGCACGTGGTTGAGGTCCTCCTCCAGGCTCTGCACCGTCTCGAAGAGCAGCTTGAGGCCGTGGAAGGAGAGGAAGTCGGCCAGCACCGGGACGAACAGGTCGTTGGCCGCCATCAGCGCGTTGAGGTTGAGCAGCCCGAAGGACGGTGGCGCGTCGAAGACGATGACGTCGTACTGGGCCTCCACCTCCTTGAGGGCGTTGCGCAGCTTGAACTCACGCCCCGCCATGGGCATCAGCGCCAGGTCCACCGTGGACATGGTGAGGTTGGAGGGCACGAAGTGCAGGTTGGGCAGGGAGGACTTCTGGATGACCTCCGACATGGGTGACTTGCGCACCAGCACGTTGAGGAGCGTCTTGTCGAAGTCCTCGCCCTCGAAGCCCAGGCACTTGGTGGCGTGGCCCTGGCTGTCGAGGTCGACGATGAGGACGTTGTGGCCCAGCTCCGCCAGGCGCCAGGCATAGGAGGTGGACAGGGACGTCTTGCCCGTACCGCCCTTGAAGTTGAGGAAGAGCTGCTTGCGCCGGCCGAGCGGCTGCGGGTACGCGCCGAGCTGCGCCCGCAACGCCCACACCTCCGTGCCGGTGTAGCTGTCCTGCTTCAGCACCGAGGCGATGGACTTTGGCGGCAGGCCGAGCATCTCGGCGACCTGCTTG encodes:
- a CDS encoding extensin-like protein; the protein is MKKAFEQNVSRAKPRLRLGAFTGVVDPVAPDEAQEPEAQVQAPEQEQAPEQSVEPEQARAPEPPRAPEPAPAPANDLSTEVRARIERARAHQAVEVAAPVAHVEAPEHEVEVQTPAPPREELDSHARRERLKERLKAVRENPRPEPLPASVAEAGLRAVERISALQAELTKVKALNLSLTQELEVSRRQAEKATEEARLRMDEARRLATDMEGRVKLLADLERELAALEGERDEALLSLQEARQAMQASAQERMTLEAAVAEAKKALADSLSEEERLAGELEAAKDDASALRRAVDALQGERDVLAQQVASLTAERAELLEARKALEAVHRALSHAVVR
- a CDS encoding ParA family protein — encoded protein: MDAPTYSTKQVAEMLGLPPKSIASVLKQDSYTGTEVWALRAQLGAYPQPLGRRKQLFLNFKGGTGKTSLSTSYAWRLAELGHNVLIVDLDSQGHATKCLGFEGEDFDKTLLNVLVRKSPMSEVIQKSSLPNLHFVPSNLTMSTVDLALMPMAGREFKLRNALKEVEAQYDVIVFDAPPSFGLLNLNALMAANDLFVPVLADFLSFHGLKLLFETVQSLEEDLNHVLDHVFIVVNSFNATFKLAKEALEALQTHYPEYLLPTIIRQCTKFAQASSEGRPVFVADPSSKGATDIEALIQNVLPRLRANAAPGSDTGAQQAG